AAATATCGAATAAAAATAGTATAATTGCTATACTTGGCAAAGGTCATGAAAATTATCATTTGGTTAAAGGTGAAAAGTTTCACTTTGATGATTTTGAAGAAATACAAAAATATTAATTACCCTATAAAATAAGGAGTTATGCCCATGAAAAAATATGTCTACATATTTTCGTTAATATTATCTGTATCTTTTAATGTAAATGCAATGTTAAAAGAAGATGACGATTCGTCATCTAGCTACGACTCAACATCTAGCGATGATTCTGAAAATTCAACTAAAATAGAAAATTTATTAAAAAACATATCTATAATAGATATAAAAGATTTGGCTGAAAAAGCTGTTGTTTCCTTAAAAAATCAGAATTATACGGATTGCATTGAGTTATTACTGGATATTATATCACAACAAGCGAATGAAATTAAAGAATTAAAGAGGGAGCTTTCAAAAACTTATAAAGCTAGTCAATATTTTTTAAACAACATTCTAGACGACTGCGATAGAGGTTATCCAAGTCGATATTAGCGTTAAAAAATTAATTTAAAATTTTTTTAAATTCAACAAAGGAATATCTTTTATGAAAAAAATTATTTTTTCATTTTTATTTATTTTTTCTGCAATCACAAATTTAAATAGTATGAATAATCCAAACGAAACAGCAACTGATATCTTAACGAAATATCTAGAAAATTATTTATATCTCAATAATACCAATCCTATCGACGGCATTGTAGATATAAAAATGAGAAATCTAAGTGATACATTCAGAATGGAAGAAGATGGAATAAAAATTCATTTTGCTATACAAGCAGCAACAAAATTAATAGCAACACTAGTTACAGAACATTTTGATACTATGAAGAATATAGAAACCAGGACAAAAACATTGAAAAACACTGCAAATAATCTTAGAAAATTAGCTAAATATTTGGATAAAAAATTAGAACAACCAGAAAAAAAAGAAACTGAAAATTAAATTTTAAAAAAATATTAATTACTTTTTAGAAGTTTTTTAAATTCAATAATTGGCCAATTTTCTTTTTTTGCTTTTTTTAATAATTTCTTATTGGGATTAACGGTAATTGGTTTTCCAACATGTTCCAATAATGGTATATCATTATGACTATTGGCATAAAAAATTGCTTCTTTTAAAGAACCATGTAATTTATTTTCTATAAGATTTTTAATAATTTCGTATTTATACTTATTAGAACATGGCTCTCCATCAAGTTTGCCTGTAGAAACGCCATCTTTATATTCCATTTTTGAAACAAAAATATAATCAAATTTATAAATTTTTAAAAACTCAGTGTAAAGCTCAGAAATACCTGCATCAACAGCGATTAAAATCTTTCCTTCAGATTTATATTTTTTAAATAATCTATCAGCATCTTCGTATATATAATTTTTACAATCTTGTTCCCAAATTAAATTACATTTGGCTGCTACATCTGCTTGCGGCATTTTTTTCATATGCTTAAACAATGTTTCATAGCCTTTTTTTGCATCCAAATTACCAAAAGCATAAGAAACTCCACACTCTAAAAGATCCACATAACCGCTAAATGGGATATGTATCTTTTTTTTTAAAGACATTAATATTTCATATAACGTCTTTTCCCAAAATACGTTACTAATATCAAATATTACATATTTAAAATCATTACTATTTTTTACTTCTTTTTTTTGTTCTAAAACAGAAACGCTTTCTTTTTTAGAATTATATTTTTTTGCATAAATACCAAAACTAAATAAAGAAAGCGTTAATAAAATCAATATACGACGGAAAGCCAACATGCAAAACCTATTTTAACAAAGCCTCTTTGTAAAAATCTAAAGCATCCAAAACTTTTCCTGCACCAAGCACAACTGATAACAATGGATTTTCAGCAACTTTTACAGGCAAACCGGTTTCTTTAGATATTAAAACATCTAAATTTTTAAGCAAAGATCCTCCACCGGCCATCATAATACCTCTATCAACCAAATCTGATGATAATTCAGGTGGTGCATTTTCCAAAGCAGCATGTACAGCTTCAATAATAATCGCTATAGGCTCAGCCAATGCTTCAAAAACTTCAGAATCAGAAAGAATTACAGTTTTAGGAACACCTGTTATTAAATCGCGCCCCTTAACTTCTTCTCTTTTCCGTTCATCAGTAAGAACTGCCGTACCAATTTTAATCTTAATATCTTCAGCCGTTCTTTCACCAATCAAAAGATTATATTTTCTTTTTACATACTGAACAATAGATCTGTCCATTTCATCGCCACCAACTCGAACAGATTTACTAAAAACAACATCTTTTAAAGATATAATTGCAACTTCAGTAGTTCCACCGCCAATATCAACGATCATATTTCCGGCAGGTTCTTCAACAGGAAGACCGGCACCAATTGCCGCAGCCATCGGCTCCATAATTGTATAAACTTCTCGAGCACCTGCCTGTCTTGCAGAATCTTCTACTGCACGTCGTTCAACTTGCGTAATTCCAGACGGAACACCAATAATCATTCTTGGACGAACCAGTGTTTTTCTATTGTTATGAACTTCACTTATAAAATAACGAAGCATGCTTTCCGTAAGTTCGTAATTGGCAATAACACCATCTCTTACGGGTCTGCAGGCAACAATACTTTCAGGTGTCTTTCCTAACATTTTTTTTGCCTTATTTCCTGCCGCTAAAACTTCATTTGTTGATGCTTTTACAGCAACAACGGAAGGTTGATCAAGAACAACCCCCTGGTTTCTGACATAAATAACAATATTTGCAGTTCCAAGATCTATAGCTAGATCATTGGAAAAAAGACTAAATAATTTAGTCGCTGGCCAAAATTTCATAATTTTTCTCCATCAAAACTGAGCTTGAACACCTAATGTAAACTGATGAGTCTTACTACAACCATTTCCACTAAACTGGTAATCGTAATTTATAAAAATTTTTGGATCTAGAATCCAATTA
This genomic window from Candidatus Dependentiae bacterium contains:
- a CDS encoding haloacid dehalogenase-like hydrolase, which codes for MLAFRRILILLTLSLFSFGIYAKKYNSKKESVSVLEQKKEVKNSNDFKYVIFDISNVFWEKTLYEILMSLKKKIHIPFSGYVDLLECGVSYAFGNLDAKKGYETLFKHMKKMPQADVAAKCNLIWEQDCKNYIYEDADRLFKKYKSEGKILIAVDAGISELYTEFLKIYKFDYIFVSKMEYKDGVSTGKLDGEPCSNKYKYEIIKNLIENKLHGSLKEAIFYANSHNDIPLLEHVGKPITVNPNKKLLKKAKKENWPIIEFKKLLKSN
- a CDS encoding rod shape-determining protein, with product MKFWPATKLFSLFSNDLAIDLGTANIVIYVRNQGVVLDQPSVVAVKASTNEVLAAGNKAKKMLGKTPESIVACRPVRDGVIANYELTESMLRYFISEVHNNRKTLVRPRMIIGVPSGITQVERRAVEDSARQAGAREVYTIMEPMAAAIGAGLPVEEPAGNMIVDIGGGTTEVAIISLKDVVFSKSVRVGGDEMDRSIVQYVKRKYNLLIGERTAEDIKIKIGTAVLTDERKREEVKGRDLITGVPKTVILSDSEVFEALAEPIAIIIEAVHAALENAPPELSSDLVDRGIMMAGGGSLLKNLDVLISKETGLPVKVAENPLLSVVLGAGKVLDALDFYKEALLK